The following nucleotide sequence is from Pseudarthrobacter psychrotolerans.
CATGGCCATAGGCATCTTCGAGAACGCCACGACCTACGGAGCCGAGGTGGTCAAACTCGACCCCGAACACACTGCCACCCGCACCTACGCAGACAGCTATGGGGTCGCCCAAGTGCTGCGACCCGACCTCTACGTCGAGCTGGCAGCCGCCGCCGGCGACGAAGAGGTCAGCGCATTCTTCATCGAAGTCGACCTAGGGCACGAGAGTCTGCCAACGCTGCTCGGGAAGTGCATGGCTTACGAGGACTATCGAAGTACCGGTATTGAGCAACACCAATACGGCGGTTTCCCACGGGTCATTTGGGCCATGGACGCCTACCGTGAAACCACCGCCCAAAGACGCCGAAAGTCGCTTCAAGACTCCCTCGAACGGAACAGCCGTCTCAGCGCCGGCCTGTACCGGATACAGGCACTGAAGGACACCGCCGCGGCCGTGGTACAGGGGCTGCGCCATGACTAGTGCGACCAACAGACTCCACGTCGGCGATGCCCTGATAACACTCCGAAGATTCCCGACTGAATCCGTCGACATGTGCCTGACCAGTCCACCATATTTCCGGCTGCGCGACTACGACGCTCCGGGCCAGCTCGGGCTGGAAGAGTCAGTCGATATTTGGGCGGCCACTCTCCGGGAGGTGTGCCGTGAAGTCCACCGCGTCCTCGTGCCAACTGGCACGTTCTGGCTCAATCTGGGCGACACGTACACCACCCATGCGCGCCAGGGCGCCCCTCCTAAAAGCCTGGCACTCGCCCCGGAGCGCCTCGCGCGGTTATTGCAAGAGGACGGCTGGATTCTGCGTAACAAGATCATCTGGGCCAAGCCAAACCCAATGCCAACCAGCGTCCGTGACCGGCTGACAGCAACCCACGAGGTGATCTACGTTTTTGCCAAGCAGCCACGCTACTTCTTTGATCTGGACAGCATCCGTGTTGCCCACGTCTCCAAACCAGGATCACCGCCAGGGAACCGGTCTCGGCGACCAACGGCCGAGCGCTGGCGTGGTCCCAATGCTGACTCCATCACCGGCCTGGTGAAGATGAAGGCGCGGGGCGTTGTCGGGC
It contains:
- a CDS encoding site-specific DNA-methyltransferase; the encoded protein is MTSATNRLHVGDALITLRRFPTESVDMCLTSPPYFRLRDYDAPGQLGLEESVDIWAATLREVCREVHRVLVPTGTFWLNLGDTYTTHARQGAPPKSLALAPERLARLLQEDGWILRNKIIWAKPNPMPTSVRDRLTATHEVIYVFAKQPRYFFDLDSIRVAHVSKPGSPPGNRSRRPTAERWRGPNADSITGLVKMKARGVVGHPLGKNPGDVWTISTSAGKGSHHATFPESLASRCLQAGTPEARCVACRKPLIRAVHRLGETATRLALKPSCEHRNGTEPGIVLDPFMGSGTTAVVAERLHRQWIGVELNSDFAQEAFDRISSARASPAA